The Primulina eburnea isolate SZY01 chromosome 12, ASM2296580v1, whole genome shotgun sequence genome includes the window TGGAACCAATATGATCACCCTGTAGTTTGGAATTGCTGGTATTCGACCCTGTGGCAAGCCATAACACTAGAGCACCAGAAAATTTTGACATGCAATTAAAAGCCTCTTGAAGAACAACACTTCCATGTAGATAAAGACATCTTGAACTGTCAACGAATGAAGCAATATGAGAGAGCCAATGACACCTTGAACCACGTGGCATAAGGAGATCTGTTGAAAAAATGTCAGATGACCCGCCATCCCGGtcaatgaagaacaaaaagttGTTCCTCATATCCAaccaccacttgatttttacaCAATGAAGGAAACCCTGTGACAACTCTCTCTTTGTATAGTTTAGCTACACCACAAATATATTGAAACCTGCTTAATTTCATACGAGAACTAACAGAATATTTAGTAATTTCAAACAAAAAAAAGCAAAAGAAGATTCTTCGATGGAGAAAATAAGAAATGCCTACAACAACTCGCAATAAAAAAATCCCAGTAACCAAAAAGATTAAAATTCAAGATCTAAATGTTGCAACAAGATTAGTACAACAACTAACCCTAAAAGAATTCGTACCATACGTTAGATTATATTTCTAAGGTGAAAAAAACAAATCTTAAAGTaccttttcagattacaaagaGAACTACAAAGTTGAAGGtcgaagaaaattttaattactCTCGAATTAAAAACAACATAAAAAAACTCAACCTAGACAAGCAAATTAAAAGCACAAGTCTGTCGCATTGATCAATATTCTTGGATCAATTCACAAATACTAGGAGAATGCAAAATCCCACCAGGAAACATTAACAATGAACCACCATCCCGATCAAATACATTGATCTTGAACAATAAAAAAATCTTGGAATGGGTAGGTCACCATGAAGCATGCCATTTCATCATCCAAACAATCAAACTATGTACCGATTAAAGCAAAAGTGCAAAACGCaacaaaaagggaaaaaaaaacgGAACAAACCTGTGAAAAAGGTAAAGAACTGAACACGGAAAAGACCTTCAATATGCTTTTAGCAAATATTTCTCAGGCAAATCTAAAAGTTTCATCAAGAAAATTGCACAAACATTAGGAGGAAAAAGAATATTCTTCTAATGTCACGTTCACGAAACGAAGTTATATACTTCGTACATTTCCAAAAGACTTCCTTTGACAAGTCGCACTTTCACGCTGGTTAACAACGTGTTGGCAATTATTCGTTATTTAATTGGGTGAAAAACGTGTTCTTCTTGTTATGAGACCACGTGTCAATTCTATTAGGTTCTATTTATCGAAGGATCATTTTGTATTATTAATCTCATATACGTCAAACGCTTGTCGGACCAATAATGTtccattttatttcaaaaaataaaataaaaaatagaagcaatgtttctttcttttttttttccttcaacGTATCTTGaaagataaaaatttatttgacaTCTAATCGGTCAATTTTATGATATAGATAtcagagtgggtctcatgtgataccgtttcacggattttaatctgtgagacgagtcaaccctacctatatttacaataaaaaataatattcttaatataaaaagtaatacttttttcatggatgacccaaataagatattcatctcacaaatacgacccgtgagaccgtctcacacaagtttttgcctagatATGATTAAtcattaaaaaatatgattttttacgttaaaaatactacttttaattgtaaatataaatagagttgactcgtctcacgaaTAAATATTTATTGGACTAAcaatattctatttttgttttaacaaattaataatGCTCTATTTTCATATTTAGTTGTTTAATGaaggacaaaaatttgtgtgagacggtctcacgggtcgtattttgtgaggcggatatcttatttgagtcatccatgaaaaaatattactttttatgctatgagtattactttttattgtgaatatcggtagggttgactcgtctaatagataaagattcgtgagaccgtctcacaatagaccTACTCATAATGAAGTATTGTTAATGGATCATGACAAGTTCGATATGTATGATCCaataaaaaagaagaagatgtttttttagtttaaaattaattttgtcaATTATTGAATTAATAAAATTGCGAGATATTTGTAAAACATGAAATTGaatgattaatgaatattattttttaattttttttgttcatttcaattcattttttttattaatacaaaaagatttaattttaattaataaaagagTTTCTATGCTAccaatttgttttaaaaaataaaagttcaataaaaaaatttaaaagctgGATCTGCTTCTCCGACAAGCTAAATCTCGTTTTCATTCTCTGAAGCTTTTCCTCTCCAACCTAACCCGCTCTCTTCGTCCCTGCCACCGCCGCTCGCATTCCTCTGCCGAGTATAAGTAATTTTATGAGATTCGTTtctccatttaaatttcactaAAAAATGGTTCTTCTCCAAAGGTAAAATATCTCTCATATTATTCCTTCAATTTGTTTCTCCCGTCCTTGactttgttgtttttttttccaACTAAGTTTATGGAACCCACCCTATTTACCAATCTACTCCGAAGTATCGATTTCAGCAGCAGCTGGTCAGATTTTACCCAGTTTTAATAGGCTTGCTATTCAAAGGCCAAGTAGTGCACGTGAGCACGAACCGACGACGCTGACTTGTGAGACCTACGATTAACCCATTTATAAGGGGTGTTCGTCAAATGTCAAATGGCGGATTGCAGGCCAACTTGTCCCGACAGtcaaatataacataaaatacgatccgtgaaaccATTTCATGTAACATTTTTACTAACTAAAAATTAGTTGATCAGCTTCTCCGTCCTGTCaaatatatgaattttattggTAATATATAATTCGAAATAATGGGTTGCAAGTCAGCTCGACAGCTGGTCTTTTTTGACAACTACGATTTCGATTGGATGGTTTTCTCAATACGATCAAACTAATTGATATGAATCTCATAGTTCAAAGATTTGCAAcaaagaaacaaatgaaatTAGGTTTCATTATTCTGAATTTATAGAAGAATTTTAAAAAGCAAGGATAACTTTCTTATCTAATCTTCACTCGAGCATGAATCTGGGATTTGACGTTAACAAAATCTAAAGGAAATATGGAGTAATATCATTAATTTGTAATTCTCAGTTTTTGTTTAGATAGGGGGCCTGAAGTTCCATCTGTCTTAGTGCATTTCTTCGATTTATTTCATCCTGTTCATGTGGGCATTACCCCATGATAGAATGAATGGTCAAGATTTGCTTATGTATAAATaagaccaattttttttttaaattatatatatgacaAAATCTTACTCGTTGAAATAAAGTGAGAGTAGTACCTACATAGATAAGACCCCATCTATCCATTTCCTCCATCTGATTAACCAATATTTCGGATTAGTGTCTGAAGCAGTTCACACAGGGACCTTGCCCTTTTCCCTGATGGGTTGTTTGCCTAATTTCTCCAACAATAATCAATCAAACCTTAGACAAATCCTCTCGGGTCCAATGGCTATGGGATTTAGAATGGATTCAAATAAGGCATAATTCGTTCTCGCACAATCACATGATTGTGATATCAACCCACGACGAAGTCATCAGCATCTTCCGTGATTATCGATGATCACAAGGCTCGCTTTCTAAAAAGTTCGTGAAATAAATTTTATGCATTTGAGGAGGCGAATTTGAAATCCATATATTTCGATTAGTTATATTGTTTATAATGAAACaatatattaaatttgaaaatcacgtattatttatttacgcagtaatataaattataatgaatttcaaatttcatattatttaatatgaaaTACTAACTAAATATGTAAGAGTTGAActtgaaatttataattttacttatttaaacaacaaaaataaatgtaaaatctattaattttaaatacatAGGTCTAAACACGAAATTAATGACATTATAATCGAAACCAAAGATTACATGCAAACATGATAAATTAATTGAACTCGACTTTGAATAAAATGATGATTTGGGTTTTACAAatcatcataaaaaaaaatattttaaatttttttaaagatgatgattttgaatatacaagtcataacatattttttttttttaaatgtggtttatatacatataatcattaattatttgctaaaaaatattaaatacttTACTTTGAAATTAAGTTCTCCATCCGAATAATGATTTTACTTGCTAAAGAAGCCAACAGCTCCATTCAATGACTTCCGTATCATATAAATCCCACATATCCGAATTTATTTCAAGAACTTGACAGAATATGGCGCAAGAGGAAGGCGTGAAATCGAGGCTGCAGGAGCTGCAGAAACAGCTTGCCAAGAAGCAGATGTTCGAGGAATCTGTTTCCAACATCAGATCTCTCCTTCAACAGTGTTATTCATCTGCTTCACCTTCTCTCCAAGAATTGGTATGTTTTTATCTTCCCTaaattcgatttttttaaataaattaaattaaaggtTTTCTCTCGCGTGAGTTTGATGTCTGGTTGATGAAAAGTTTCACTGAATATGCCAGTGTTTGTGAGCCGTTCTATGGAATTGACTTCATCTGGGTTGTATTGGGATgaactgttttttttttcccgtCTTTTTTTGTTCTCCTTGCCCATTATTGGTTTGGGTTCATTATTCACATAATTCTCGTTTTTGTATTGATGATATGATGGGAAAGAATTCACGCTGTTTAACATGAGACGACCTCTTCTTCGTTTACATGTATGAATGTTGTGGCGGCGTgagtttaaatttataatttacatAATTTCTTTGGAATTCCTTATTCAAAATGTAATGTTTATGTATACGTTTAGAAGAGATTCATTTGTAgattaaaagtttatttttgggAGCAACAATGGTTTGTGGGGTTGATTTTGCCTTTTAAAAAGATTCGAGGGATCTTATTTGCATAAGGTATGACTAAAACTACTTGTGTTTGGTCCTATTATTGGCTTCTAAGCAGCGAGTTATTGGATTGAGTAATTTTTAATTGGTGCAGTTTTAGGTGGGAATTTATTGGAAGTAACAATTGTCCCCACTgaaaatgtgaaaaataatatGGTTATGGGGGATGCTGTATGATTTAAAGGGATTTGAATTACACAATTATCTTCATCAGATATTGCATTTAATAAAGTGTCAAACGTTCAATCCTTCATTTACAGTTGTTTTTATGTGTATTATCCATTTAGATTCCTTTTTTGGATGCTGATAGTTAACATTAGTATCCATTTCTCTAGGAATCaacttgttttattttttatttgcagTTCTATACAGTACTATGCCGAGTTGCGACTATTTTGAAGGCGAGATACACGTCCCCTGGATTTTGGAATGCTGGGCTTGGGCTTTTCCAGGAGGCTGAGCAGATGGTCAAGGATGACTCCAAGAAGAAACACTTGCAGAGTTGCATCGCTCAGGCACGAGAGCAATTGGGTGAAATACAGAACGGATCTGAAGAACCAAGAGAGACACAAGATAGAATTAATAGAGGTTTAAACATCTCATTTTCCcgataattataaatatgttgTGGTGTGTTAAAAAGTATTTATTACATTGAACTTATAAGACTGAACGTCTAATGATCCTAGGAATTGGTTTTCATGGTTTCAATTACCATCTGTTTCAAGTTGGAGAAAATTATTTGTAGAAATTTGTTGAGTGGGGAAAATTGCATAAATGATTTATATGACTGCTGcctataaaataaaatgattgaAACATTGAGTGTGGGTGCATGATTTAAGATATTTGAGCTGCATCATTAATATGATCAATTGCGTATTGGAAAGGCTCAGTTCTACATAATCTTTGTAACTGTGGTTTTGTGCAGTCATTCTATAAAATTTCACTCTTTAAATGCATTATTCTTATGGTGCATTGTTTTTCAAGGCaatgttaatttaatttttaatgctTGATTCAGGTTATCTCTTTGAAGGGCATCTCACTGTAGATCCCGAGCCTCCACAGCCTGATTGGTTAGTGCAATCGAATTTGCTTACCGCAGCTGCTACCTTGTTGTATGGTGAATCTTCTGCGCAATTGGGCAGTAGTAACACCACAGAAGGTGCTGTCAACATACTCCAGGAGCTGGCCGATAGGCTGGATAATATTATCCCAGAGGTATCTTTCGCCATTTATCTTTTGTCTACCAATATATTTTCCTACTAGAAAATCAGATTTTAAGGAGACGTCAGCAAAAGAATCAGATTGTTCGCTATTTTGTTTTTCTTATTTCTAATAACTGTTACCCATACCAGGTTGGCATAATTAGCTAGATTTTGTATTTCGCATTTAGGTTAATCTTTTGTTGCCAATGAGTTTCTTTGATTCCACTAGGATTGAGAATTAGTCTGACACTCTGACTCACATCTCCTTCTTTTCCCTCAGAAGAAAAGCCCTTTTTTGGGGGAAAAAAGTGACGTTTTGATGGATAACTTGTTTAAATGAAGTGCTTAAAAACAGTTTCCGAGAATTCAGAATTGTCGTTTCTGGGCATCTGCGAGCACTTCAATTTTTAGAATAAAATGGCTGTTTTTCATTATTGTATTCAAATATTAAAACTGCttctttctttttaagaataaccaTTGAAAGATAATAAGTGGTTTTTAAAGAAATAGCTTCTGTATATCAACCGATCCTTTGTTTTTTCAGTTGTTGCGACTTAGTGCAGACGAGAATATATAGCGTTCAGCAAATTGCGCTACACTTTGTCTAGACTAGATGAAAAATTTGTTGCTTGTTAAACAATTTCAAGCTGGATTTTTCAAGGCAGGGTGTATAAAATCTGTTACCGACTAAGAATtgcaaaaaaaacaaaaaaaaaaaacaaaaacaacaacgaCAACAACGTTCTTTGGTTAACTCAGCATATCTTATGATTTTTCACTTTTTTTCATTTGGTTCAAGATCCTAGACATCGATTCTGGTGTCCCTAGAGTCCCACCTGCCAGCAAGGAAGTTGTGGCTAAGCTTCCAGTTACTAAAGTTACAGAAGAAAACTTGAACAAACTTGGTAAAGATGCCGCATGTTCCATTTGCCAAGAAAATTTAGTTGTTGAAGATCAGATGCAAGAATTACCCTGCAAGCACATGTTCCATCCTCCTTGTCTCAAACCATGGCTGGTACCTTTCCTCACTCGTTGCTATTATCTATCAGTGCGATGTCTTAGTTGAAGAAAGTGTATTTGAGATTGACTTATCTATGTATGTATTGGTGGTACCAGATGAGAGGGGCTAAAAGGAGCAGTCATTCCCTCCTTTTAAATTTTCTCGCAaactatatttatatatatatatatacatatatatatatatatatatatatatttatatgaattaaaattatatcatcATCCCTTAAATGCCCCACTAAATATCTGGCTTCTCCACCGTTCAATGTTTTCTTAGAAACCTTCGACTCTATAGACTGAACAACTTGTCTATGAAGTATTCAATTCGATCCTTGATATCCCGACCTCTAAGAGACTTTCAATCGAGTTTGTTGAAATTTTTTGCATGATAGGATGAACATAATTCAGGGATTGTTCAACATCTGACTTTCAAGAAGTTAACTTTGAGCTTACTCTTGAAATATTTCGACATGATAGGATGAACATAATTCTTGTCCAATATGTCGGCTTGAACTGAAGACAGATGATCATGCATACGAAAGCTGGAAGGAGAGGGAGAAAGAAGCCGAAGAAGAGAGGAAAGGCGCTGCAAATGCCATACATGGAGGTGAATACATGTACGTGTAGAAATGACTTCGAATCCACTGTATTCATCATTATTTTCGTTGTATGCTGATGTTTTTCATCGTAATAATTATATACTCATTCGAACAGGGTTATATTATTAATGACAGATCACAGAAAGGAATTTGATATAAAGAAAGAAATCGGAATATTCAAATACATGCATTTGCTAGTTTCCTTATCTAGCATGGGCTAGTACTCATGTGTCTTGCATAATTTTGCGTATAGCTGCTTCTTATAAGCCCATTGAAAAATTTCACGGTTTTTTTAATATGGACAATAAGATTGTTACAATTGAACTTCGAACTCGGTACCAAAAACCAAGATCTTGGTACCAACAGATGAGCTATATATAAACATCGTTAATGATacttattttcaaaattgttCAGTTATTTGTGTACAAACACATTGATCtgtttcacaaataaaaatcgCTAGAATGTAAGGCAAGAGACCTATTTCTAAAATAATATGGCCGACTTTTTAATGTTAGATTTGCTGTTGGcatctaataaaaaaaatcccCTCTTTTGATGTTGGATGCTAAATATCAATTTGGTGCAAGGCAATAACAGTTTTCTCCTCTAATTTCTAACTCAACAtgtatcaattaaataattaacaataactcatcttttattttaataatatctaTTACtacatatattataaaaatcgTTTTTGGTGAAGtttttttcaatcatttgaaaaTACCCTAAATTTGCCACAATTCGCAAATCATTTAGCTCAAATAGTCAATAACCGCTCTTCTTCTTCTCAATTAAAATCATCcgaaaccaaaaaaaaatacaCCAAGTATCTAAATCTATTCTACTATTCtacaattttataaaattacattaaatttattttgagtgagtctcatgtgagaacGTTTctcggatcttaatctgtgagacgggtcaaccctaccatattcacaataaaaagtaatactcttaacataaaaaaatactttctcatggatgacccaaataagatatccgtctcacaaatacgactcgtgagaccgtctcaca containing:
- the LOC140808205 gene encoding E3 ubiquitin-protein ligase AIP2-like, encoding MAQEEGVKSRLQELQKQLAKKQMFEESVSNIRSLLQQCYSSASPSLQELFYTVLCRVATILKARYTSPGFWNAGLGLFQEAEQMVKDDSKKKHLQSCIAQAREQLGEIQNGSEEPRETQDRINRGYLFEGHLTVDPEPPQPDWLVQSNLLTAAATLLYGESSAQLGSSNTTEGAVNILQELADRLDNIIPEILDIDSGVPRVPPASKEVVAKLPVTKVTEENLNKLGKDAACSICQENLVVEDQMQELPCKHMFHPPCLKPWLDEHNSCPICRLELKTDDHAYESWKEREKEAEEERKGAANAIHGGEYMYV